The Temnothorax longispinosus isolate EJ_2023e chromosome 12, Tlon_JGU_v1, whole genome shotgun sequence genome includes a window with the following:
- the LOC139823197 gene encoding polyprenal reductase, giving the protein MDVNILRYILICNSITIGSLSLLIIYMKPYLPNALIRFFLFGKINIKANANYPIITKIEMPKKYFGQAYPITGTIMIILFYLALNKYFYNGNIPESLLLLLDILLGASRKPLVSAESTILAIVLFSIHCWKRAYETYYVCVFSNQKINVFHYILTFLHYSMLMLSLIGESEGFVGGSRTSIFLHKLTNMQLICAFIFLWSTYMQLRTNFVLAGLRKNQHGDVISKEHKIPVGELFNYISNPLQFTEILLYLTLSAILWQASTFHYITIFVIVNQVACAIFSDQWYRNTFKNYPKKRKILIPYIW; this is encoded by the exons ATGGATGTAAACATATTACGTTATATTCTAATTTGTAATTCAATCACAATTGgatcgttatcgttattaattatttatatgaaaccTTATTTACCTAATGCGTTGATACGCTTTTTTCTCTTTGGAAAGATAAACATAAAGGCTAACGCTAACTATCccataataacaaaaatcgAAATGCCCAAGAA ATATTTTGGACAAGCTTATCCAATTACTGGAacaataatgattattttattttatttggctttaaataaatatttctataatggAAATATTCCCGAAagtttgcttttattattggATATATTATTAGGGGCATCAAGAAAGCCCTTAg tatctgCGGAAAGCACAATTTTAGCAATTGTTTTGTTTTCCATACATTGCTGGAAAAGAGCATATGAAACATATTATGTTTGCGTATTTAGTAaccaaaaaataaatgtgtttcattatatacttacatttTTGCATTACTCAATGTTAATGTTATCCCTGATAGGAGAATCAGAAGGATTTGTCGGAG GTTCACGTACGAGTATTTTCTtgcataaattaacaaatatgcAATTGATAtgtgcatttatatttttatggtcAACATATATGCAACTTAGAACGAATTTTGTTCTTGCGGGATTGCGTAAGAATCAGCATGGCGACGTCATAAGCAAAGAACACAAGATACCAGTTGGTGAATTATTCAATTACATATCGAATCCATTACAATTTACGGAAATATTGTTATACCTAACGCTATCCGCGATACTTTGGCAAGCTTCtacatttcattatattacCATTTTCGTCATAGTGAATCAG GTCGCATGTGCGATTTTTTCTGATCAGTGGTATCGaaatactttcaaaaattacccaaaaaagagaaaaatcttaATTCCTTATATCTG gtaa
- the LOC139823306 gene encoding farnesyl pyrophosphate synthase-like, producing MTQSITQSVQVMIEEESREMMTTWPDIVRDIIDAIKDLNIPDVVKWIEKVLQYNVPGGKKTRGLTLIYAYKIVIRNDQITEDNIRLVRILAWCVELMQAYVLIIDDIMDHSLVRRGKPCWYRYNNIGAAAINDGILIENATFYIIQKYFKKKDYYINILETFHDIIFKTLMGQCLDMLSTNFGKKPDLDLFTMDRYKSIIEYKTAYYTCILPVTVAMYLAGIKDPEMFKQATPVLLEIGRFYQIQDDYLSCFGNPEVRGKDDTDIQEGKCTWFIVVALQRATPEQRKILEECYGVSDPEKVKRVRQLFTDLNLLDAYSTFEEETYNLINVHIQQISCGLLHNLFLGLLEQIYRRTS from the exons ATGACTCAATCTATAACTCAATCAGTGCAAGTAATGATCGAGGAGGAAAGTCGGGAGATGATGACAACATGGCCGGACATTGTTCGTGATATCATAGATGcgattaaagatttaaatattccaGATGTCGTTAAGTGGATAGAAAAA GTATTGCAATATAATGTCCCAGGAGGCAAGAAAACTCGTGGTTTGACATTAATTTATGCCTATAAAATAGTGATACGTAATGATCAAATTACAGAAGATAACATTCGTCTAGTACGGATTTTAGCATGGTGTGTGGAACTG ATGCAGGCCTATGTTCTCATAATAGACGATATTATGGACCATTCGCTTGTTCGCCGAGGCAAACCATGTTGGTATCGGTACAATAATATAGGTGCAGCCGCCATCAATGATGGTATACTTATAGAGAATGCTACGTTTTacataattcaaaaatatttcaaaaaaaaagactactatattaatatactagAAACATTCCATGAT ATCATATTTAAGACACTAATGGGTCAGTGCTTAGACATGTTATCGACCAATTTCGGCAAGAAGCCCGATCTGGATCTATTTACGATGGATCGATACAAATCTATTATCGAGTATAAAACAGCGTATTATACGTGCATTTTGCCAGTAACTGTGGCTATGTATTTA GCTGGAATAAAAGATCCAGAGATGTTCAAGCAAGCAACACCCGTCTTGTTAGAGATAGGACGCTTTTACCAAATCCAAGATGATTATTTGAGTTGTTTTGGGAATCCCGAAGTACGTGGTAAAGATGATACTGATATCCAGGAAGGGAAATGCACATGGTTCATTGTCGTAGCTCTTCAACGCGCCACTCCGGAGCaacgtaaaatattagaa GAATGTTACGGAGTTTCGGATCCGGAAAAAGTAAAACGAGTGAGACAGCTCTTCACTGACTTAAACCTGTTGGATGCTTATTCCACATTCGAAGAAGAAACATATAACctaataaatgtacatatacagCAAATATCATGCGGACTTCTGCACAATCTCTTTTTGGGTTTATTAGAGCAGATTTATCGCAGGACGTCATGA